The proteins below come from a single Pradoshia eiseniae genomic window:
- a CDS encoding ABC transporter ATP-binding protein: MRHYKKYIKKYGFLFSIAIVFLMIEAICDLLLPTILASIIDNGVANNDLQYVLDMGGMMLLVTGIGALGAIIRNIISSNLSQRLGAELRSDLYRKIHSLRLEEMNQFEASSLVTRLTNDVNQVQMFVNGLMRIMVKAPLVCLGSIFMAVRLNASISWVLLIVIPIVALIIILNMRISLPFFMRVQKATDQLNGVVREFLSGIRVIRAFNRGPFEQSRFDEKNEQLFGTSTKAMRIMSIFSPGISLTVNFGIVLVLLAGGWNINDGQMQVGEVVAYVNYMTQILISLMMITMIFNMFVRARVSAGRISEVLGTNHVSGMKAQDASIRQEGVMFDHVSFSYHGTEDYVVKDVSLHVRPGETVGIIGSTGAGKSSLVNLLLRLYEPSRGSIYINGENIHSMDLKQLRDQIAYVPQKSTLFTGTIKENILWGKADAGMEDIQHASRIAQADAFISRLPDGYDTQLGQGGVNLSGGQKQRVSITRALLKNAPILILDDSTSALDAVTEQRLKEALREDRKKKIVFLIAQRITSIMDADLIIVMENGKIAGAGKHEELAKDNPVYKEIILSQLGTEMETSG; this comes from the coding sequence ATGAGGCATTATAAGAAGTATATAAAGAAGTATGGTTTTTTATTTTCGATAGCCATTGTTTTTTTAATGATAGAGGCGATTTGCGACTTGCTTCTTCCTACGATATTGGCCTCCATTATTGATAATGGTGTTGCCAACAATGATCTTCAATATGTTCTCGATATGGGCGGGATGATGCTTCTTGTAACAGGGATTGGTGCACTTGGAGCCATTATTCGGAATATCATTTCTAGCAATCTGTCACAAAGGCTCGGTGCTGAGCTTCGTTCAGACTTATACCGGAAAATCCATTCCTTGAGACTTGAAGAAATGAATCAATTTGAGGCATCCTCACTTGTGACCAGGCTGACGAATGATGTCAATCAGGTACAGATGTTCGTGAATGGATTAATGCGGATTATGGTGAAGGCGCCGCTTGTCTGTTTGGGAAGTATCTTTATGGCGGTAAGGCTTAATGCATCCATCTCCTGGGTGCTTCTTATTGTTATCCCGATAGTCGCGCTGATTATCATCCTAAACATGAGAATCAGTCTGCCGTTCTTTATGCGTGTCCAAAAAGCGACGGATCAGCTCAATGGTGTGGTGAGGGAATTTCTCTCAGGCATTCGGGTTATCCGGGCATTCAATCGCGGACCTTTCGAACAGTCAAGATTTGATGAGAAAAATGAGCAATTATTCGGTACATCCACGAAAGCCATGCGAATCATGTCTATCTTTAGTCCGGGGATATCCCTCACGGTCAATTTCGGCATTGTGCTAGTGTTGCTGGCTGGCGGCTGGAATATTAATGATGGACAAATGCAGGTGGGTGAAGTGGTCGCTTATGTGAACTATATGACCCAAATCCTAATAAGCTTGATGATGATTACGATGATTTTCAATATGTTTGTCCGCGCGCGTGTTTCCGCCGGCAGGATTAGTGAAGTCTTAGGGACGAATCACGTATCCGGGATGAAAGCGCAAGATGCCAGCATCCGGCAGGAAGGAGTTATGTTTGACCATGTCAGTTTTTCCTATCATGGCACAGAGGATTATGTCGTAAAGGATGTATCGTTACACGTTCGTCCGGGAGAAACGGTTGGAATTATTGGGTCCACAGGTGCGGGGAAGAGCAGTCTGGTGAATTTGCTTCTAAGGCTGTATGAACCATCCCGCGGGTCAATTTACATAAACGGCGAAAATATTCATTCGATGGATTTGAAACAATTGCGTGACCAAATTGCTTATGTTCCGCAGAAATCTACTCTCTTTACGGGTACCATCAAAGAAAATATTCTATGGGGGAAAGCGGATGCTGGTATGGAAGATATCCAGCATGCTTCAAGAATCGCGCAGGCTGATGCCTTTATCTCTCGTTTGCCGGATGGGTATGATACGCAGCTTGGCCAAGGCGGTGTGAACCTTTCAGGAGGGCAGAAACAGCGGGTGTCAATCACTCGTGCATTATTGAAGAATGCGCCCATTCTCATATTGGATGATTCGACAAGCGCCCTAGATGCCGTGACTGAACAACGGTTAAAGGAGGCGCTGCGTGAGGACAGAAAGAAGAAAATCGTCTTCCTAATTGCTCAGCGAATCACCTCAATCATGGATGCAGACCTTATCATCGTCATGGAAAATGGGAAAATTGCCGGCGCTGGCAAGCATGAGGAATTGGCCAAGGACAATCCTGTCTATAAGGAGATTATCCTATCCCAATTAGGAACGGAGATGGAAACTAGTGGCTGA
- a CDS encoding ABC transporter ATP-binding protein, producing MAESTNQNKGTLPTGPPRGHGGARFAAVEKPKDFSGTLKRIWGYFGSEKRSLWIVLLFVVISAAVSLFVPYWIGRTVDSLEWRQVDLSLLHWFVIILAVVYVTDGVSTLLQGWMMAGISQRVVRSLRESLFRKLNKLPISYYDTHTHGDMMSRVTNDIDNVSTSISQSTTQLMSGVITITGSFVMMLVLSPILTLAACVTIPLMYLLTKTIAKRTRILFREQQKHLGRLNGHIEESISGNLIVKAFNHEDEVIFTFDAINGKLFESGRKAQIWSGFLMPIMNVINNLGLTSVAIVGGVLAVNGSITVGVIAAFISYSRQFTRPLNDLANIFNIFQSAVAGAERVFQVIDETEELADKPGADELSRAEGRVSFERVSFGYQKDSPILNNISFEAKAGSHIALVGPTGAGKTTIINLLTRFYDVGAGRITIDGTDIRDFTRESLRNTFGIVLQDTYLFTGTIKENIKYGRLEATDDEVVEAAKMANAHYFITRLPKGYETMLSESGGNLSQGQRQLLAIARAILSDPAILILDEATSSVDTRTELAIQNAMRKVMAGRTSFMIAHRLSTIREADTIMVIDDGRIKEQGSHQELINQNGQYRHMYESQFKNVQTS from the coding sequence GTGGCTGAGTCAACTAACCAGAATAAAGGAACGCTTCCAACTGGACCGCCAAGAGGGCATGGGGGAGCGAGATTTGCGGCTGTTGAAAAGCCAAAGGATTTTAGCGGGACATTGAAGCGCATATGGGGTTATTTCGGGAGCGAGAAAAGAAGCCTGTGGATTGTCCTTCTCTTTGTGGTCATAAGTGCTGCCGTCAGCTTATTTGTCCCCTATTGGATTGGGAGGACGGTGGACTCCCTTGAATGGAGGCAGGTTGACCTTTCTCTCCTGCATTGGTTTGTTATTATTCTCGCAGTCGTGTACGTGACAGATGGAGTCTCTACACTTTTGCAAGGCTGGATGATGGCGGGAATCTCCCAGCGTGTTGTCCGGTCTTTGAGGGAATCCTTGTTCCGTAAGCTGAATAAATTGCCGATATCCTATTACGATACACACACTCATGGCGACATGATGAGCCGTGTGACGAATGATATCGACAATGTCAGCACAAGTATCTCCCAGTCGACGACCCAGCTGATGAGCGGGGTCATTACCATCACGGGCTCCTTTGTTATGATGCTCGTGCTCAGTCCGATATTGACATTGGCGGCATGCGTGACAATCCCCCTTATGTATTTACTGACAAAAACAATCGCTAAAAGGACAAGGATTCTCTTTAGGGAGCAGCAAAAGCATTTAGGCCGACTTAATGGGCATATTGAAGAGTCGATTTCCGGCAATTTGATTGTGAAGGCATTTAACCATGAAGATGAGGTCATTTTCACCTTTGATGCGATTAACGGCAAGTTGTTCGAATCAGGGCGCAAGGCTCAAATCTGGTCTGGCTTTCTCATGCCAATCATGAATGTCATCAATAACTTAGGGCTGACCTCTGTGGCGATTGTCGGAGGAGTTTTGGCTGTTAATGGCTCGATTACGGTTGGAGTCATTGCTGCCTTTATCAGTTATTCACGGCAATTTACACGGCCATTAAATGATTTGGCCAATATCTTTAATATTTTTCAATCAGCGGTTGCCGGTGCTGAGCGTGTGTTTCAGGTTATTGACGAGACAGAAGAGCTGGCGGATAAGCCTGGTGCGGACGAGCTATCCCGAGCGGAAGGAAGGGTAAGCTTTGAACGGGTCAGCTTTGGTTATCAAAAGGATTCTCCTATCCTGAACAACATAAGCTTCGAGGCTAAAGCGGGCAGCCATATTGCGCTCGTTGGTCCGACCGGAGCAGGCAAAACAACGATTATTAATTTATTGACACGCTTTTATGATGTCGGGGCAGGACGCATTACGATTGACGGAACGGATATCCGTGATTTCACGCGAGAGAGCCTGCGCAACACATTTGGCATCGTTCTTCAGGATACGTATTTGTTTACAGGGACAATCAAGGAGAATATCAAATATGGCCGGCTTGAGGCAACCGATGATGAAGTGGTGGAAGCAGCTAAAATGGCCAATGCTCATTATTTCATCACAAGGCTGCCTAAGGGGTATGAAACCATGCTTTCAGAAAGCGGGGGGAATCTTAGTCAAGGACAGCGTCAGCTGCTAGCGATTGCTAGAGCCATTCTCTCTGATCCGGCCATTCTGATTCTTGATGAAGCGACCAGCAGTGTTGATACGAGAACGGAGCTTGCCATCCAGAATGCAATGCGCAAAGTCATGGCTGGCAGAACAAGCTTTATGATTGCCCACCGGTTATCGACTATCCGTGAAGCTGACACTATTATGGTCATTGATGACGGTCGTATTAAGGAACAGGGGAGTCATCAGGAATTGATCAACCAAAATGGGCAATACCGCCATATGTATGAAAGCCAGTTCAAGAATGTGCAAACTTCATAG
- a CDS encoding 2-isopropylmalate synthase: MRKIEIFDTTLRDGEQSAGVTLTSMEKIEIARQLERLGVDIIEAGFPAASQGDFESVKQIAEMVKGSTVTALARSAQSDIDAAWQALKNTASPRIHVFLATSPIHRQYKLKMTEDEVVEAAVASIKYAKQFFPVVQWSAEDACRTELPFLARIIEEAIQAGAEIINIPDTVGYITPREYAEVFTYLQNHVPSIGRVKLSAHCHDDLGLATANSMAAILAGVTQIEGTINGIGERAGNTALEEVVLGLYTRKDFYQAESRLVLSEIKRTSELVSKLTGMVIPPNKAVVGQNAFAHESGIHQDGVLKEKTTYEIIEPETVGLSSNSMVIGKHSGRHAFRTKIKELGFTVSDEEMNQLFKVFKNLADSKKEMTDDDIVALVLEEKVTKEGGYYELVSIQVQYGTNQIPTATVTLSGMDNETIQEAGTGAGSIEALYNTLERCINKPVTLKDYRIQSVGAGRDALAQVFVKVLYEGVETSGRGLAQDVLEASAKAYLNAINRAIMTEERTSIALMN; the protein is encoded by the coding sequence GTGCGAAAAATTGAGATATTTGACACCACGTTAAGGGATGGGGAACAGTCTGCTGGCGTTACCTTGACCAGTATGGAAAAAATCGAGATTGCAAGACAGCTAGAGAGACTTGGCGTCGATATTATTGAGGCTGGCTTCCCGGCTGCTTCCCAAGGAGACTTTGAATCCGTCAAGCAGATAGCCGAGATGGTAAAGGGCTCTACGGTGACAGCGCTAGCCCGCTCTGCCCAATCGGATATTGATGCAGCTTGGCAAGCCTTGAAGAACACAGCAAGCCCTCGCATTCATGTATTCTTGGCGACTTCGCCTATACACCGGCAATATAAATTAAAGATGACAGAGGATGAGGTTGTGGAAGCGGCCGTCGCTTCTATTAAATATGCTAAACAGTTCTTCCCAGTAGTCCAGTGGTCAGCAGAGGATGCTTGCCGGACAGAGCTTCCGTTTCTCGCTAGAATCATTGAGGAGGCCATTCAGGCAGGAGCGGAAATTATCAATATTCCTGATACAGTCGGCTACATCACGCCGCGGGAATATGCAGAAGTGTTTACGTACCTGCAAAATCATGTGCCATCTATCGGGCGCGTTAAGCTATCAGCCCATTGTCATGATGACTTAGGATTGGCAACTGCCAATTCCATGGCTGCTATCCTTGCGGGCGTAACCCAGATTGAAGGAACAATTAATGGGATTGGAGAGCGTGCCGGCAATACGGCTTTAGAAGAGGTCGTGCTGGGCCTTTATACAAGAAAAGATTTCTATCAAGCAGAATCCAGGCTTGTGCTAAGTGAAATCAAGCGGACGAGTGAGCTTGTGAGCAAATTAACGGGCATGGTTATCCCTCCAAACAAGGCGGTTGTCGGTCAGAATGCCTTTGCGCATGAATCCGGTATTCATCAGGATGGTGTGCTGAAAGAGAAAACGACCTATGAAATCATTGAGCCAGAAACAGTGGGGCTAAGCTCCAATTCGATGGTAATCGGAAAGCATTCCGGCCGGCATGCTTTCCGCACGAAGATCAAAGAGCTGGGGTTCACCGTATCGGATGAAGAGATGAATCAATTATTCAAGGTGTTTAAGAATCTTGCAGACAGCAAGAAAGAGATGACAGATGATGATATCGTCGCACTCGTGCTCGAGGAGAAGGTGACGAAAGAGGGAGGCTATTATGAGTTGGTCTCCATCCAGGTCCAATATGGAACAAACCAAATCCCAACAGCAACGGTCACGCTCTCAGGCATGGATAATGAAACAATCCAGGAAGCCGGGACGGGTGCAGGAAGCATCGAGGCTTTGTATAACACACTTGAGCGCTGCATAAATAAACCGGTCACATTAAAGGATTACCGCATACAGTCAGTTGGAGCCGGGCGGGACGCGCTTGCCCAAGTATTCGTGAAGGTGTTGTATGAGGGTGTTGAGACAAGCGGCCGAGGATTGGCTCAGGATGTTTTAGAGGCGTCTGCGAAGGCTTACTTAAATGCCATTAACCGGGCAATCATGACGGAAGAAAGAACGTCAATTGCTTTGATGAACTAA
- a CDS encoding APC family permease yields the protein MQKQQEKEMYAAGAVLKKEIGMKEALTIVVGVVIGSGIFFKATPVMDSAGSAIAAVLAWLLGGLLTMAAALTLAEIGSAIPHTGGVFAYLKELYGEKIAFLFGWVQALIYGPAIVAALCIVFATQATYFIPMSSGQQKALAIGILLFVTVLNVISTKLGSRIQFIATIAKMIPIAFIIIFGIIHGVNEATPVFSGEPVHGFSFATFGVAMLGTLFAYEGWISVGNMAGEMKDPKRDLPRSIFFGMMIIIAAYVLINVAFLSVLTPAEIVGAENVASDAAQILFGSAGSMLISIGILISIFGTLNGYLMTTVRVPFAMAENKIFPFHHIIGRVEKRTSTPINVYIFQVAIAIIYIFSGSFNTLSTLALFAVWIFFVLAIYGVFVMRKKRPDLVPTYRVPLYPIVPLVGIIGGVYILVCTIVSDTLYSLIGLAITAIGYPVYMYLKKQNN from the coding sequence ATGCAAAAACAACAAGAGAAAGAGATGTATGCAGCAGGTGCAGTGTTAAAGAAGGAAATTGGCATGAAGGAAGCCTTGACCATTGTGGTTGGCGTGGTTATTGGTTCCGGGATTTTCTTCAAGGCAACTCCAGTAATGGATAGTGCAGGTTCGGCAATAGCAGCCGTGCTGGCATGGCTGCTTGGAGGTTTGCTGACGATGGCAGCCGCTCTGACGTTAGCGGAAATTGGATCAGCAATCCCTCACACGGGCGGCGTGTTTGCCTATTTGAAAGAATTATATGGTGAGAAGATTGCCTTTTTATTTGGCTGGGTGCAAGCATTGATTTATGGGCCGGCGATTGTGGCGGCGCTTTGCATTGTCTTTGCGACTCAGGCCACTTATTTCATCCCAATGTCAAGTGGCCAGCAAAAAGCGTTGGCGATTGGTATCTTACTCTTTGTGACGGTGCTGAATGTCATTTCGACAAAGCTCGGAAGCCGGATACAGTTCATTGCAACGATTGCTAAAATGATTCCCATTGCTTTTATCATCATCTTTGGTATTATCCACGGCGTTAATGAAGCTACCCCTGTTTTCTCTGGGGAACCAGTCCATGGGTTTTCCTTTGCAACGTTTGGTGTAGCTATGCTCGGGACGCTTTTTGCTTATGAAGGATGGATTAGTGTGGGCAATATGGCGGGTGAGATGAAAGACCCTAAACGTGACTTGCCGCGCTCCATTTTCTTTGGAATGATGATTATTATTGCGGCTTATGTTTTAATCAATGTTGCATTCTTATCCGTGTTAACTCCAGCGGAAATCGTTGGGGCGGAGAATGTGGCCTCTGATGCTGCCCAAATCTTATTCGGCAGCGCTGGTTCTATGCTCATTTCAATCGGAATTCTGATTTCGATCTTTGGAACGTTAAATGGGTACCTGATGACGACTGTGCGTGTACCGTTTGCTATGGCGGAGAATAAGATTTTCCCGTTCCACCATATCATTGGCCGCGTTGAGAAACGTACGAGCACACCAATTAACGTTTACATTTTCCAAGTGGCGATTGCTATTATTTATATATTCTCAGGGTCATTCAATACTTTATCAACTCTAGCATTATTTGCCGTTTGGATTTTCTTTGTGCTCGCTATTTATGGTGTATTCGTTATGCGTAAGAAACGCCCAGATCTAGTGCCGACCTATCGCGTGCCGCTGTATCCGATTGTGCCGCTTGTTGGCATAATAGGCGGCGTCTATATATTGGTTTGCACAATCGTTAGTGACACGCTCTATTCATTAATTGGGTTAGCTATTACAGCTATCGGATACCCAGTATATATGTATTTGAAAAAACAAAATAATTAA
- the ilvB gene encoding acetolactate synthase large subunit, protein MMEKAALAEKEVQSNSRISGAEMLINALKRQEVEVLFGYPGGAVLPIYDSLYHAGMKHVLSRHEQGAIHAAEGYARISGKPGVVIATSGPGATNLVTGITDAMMDSLPLVIFTGQVGTGVIGTDAFQEADIVGITTPVTKHNYQIRDTKDIPRIVKEAFYIASTGRPGPVLIDIPKDIAALGDVEVEPESISLPGYQPTTEPNYLQIRRLVEAVSSSKKPLILAGAGVLHAKASKQLLEFAEQQQIPVVNTLLGLGTFPPDHPLYIGMGGMHGIYAANMAMYECDLLINIGARFDDRLTGNLSRFAPYATVAHIDIDPAEIGKNVPTAIPVVGDAKQALLQLVKQNGKRSDSEPWRKQIHAWLEESPYHYEKEESKALKPQRVMELIYELSKGDAIVTTDVGQHQMWAAQYYPFKRPNAWVTSGGLGTMGFGLPAAIGAQMAEPDDLVISINGDGGVQMSIQELGVIAEHNLPIKIIILNNGSLGMVRQWQEIFYDSRYSQSVFASQPSFSKLAEAYGIKGIDARTEEEVKQAFTEEFPEHKPVLINVFVEPEENVYPMIAPGKGINEMVGVKKR, encoded by the coding sequence ATGATGGAAAAAGCAGCTCTTGCTGAAAAGGAAGTGCAGTCTAACTCAAGGATCAGCGGAGCGGAGATGTTGATTAATGCATTGAAGAGGCAGGAAGTGGAAGTATTATTTGGTTATCCAGGAGGAGCCGTTTTACCCATTTACGATTCTCTCTATCATGCCGGAATGAAACATGTGTTATCCCGGCATGAGCAAGGAGCCATTCATGCGGCAGAAGGGTACGCAAGAATAAGCGGTAAGCCTGGGGTAGTGATTGCAACTTCAGGACCAGGTGCAACGAATCTTGTCACAGGCATAACGGATGCGATGATGGACTCTTTGCCGCTCGTTATTTTTACCGGCCAGGTAGGAACAGGGGTTATTGGAACTGATGCTTTCCAGGAGGCAGATATCGTTGGAATCACCACTCCGGTAACGAAACATAATTATCAGATTCGGGATACGAAAGATATCCCTCGAATAGTGAAAGAAGCATTCTATATTGCTTCTACAGGCAGACCAGGTCCAGTCCTGATTGATATACCGAAAGACATTGCCGCACTTGGGGATGTGGAAGTGGAGCCTGAGAGTATCTCGCTTCCGGGTTATCAGCCTACAACTGAGCCGAATTATTTGCAGATCAGGCGGCTTGTCGAGGCTGTTAGCTCAAGCAAGAAACCGCTAATCTTAGCAGGAGCTGGCGTCTTGCATGCAAAAGCTTCTAAGCAGCTGCTGGAGTTTGCAGAGCAGCAGCAAATTCCGGTCGTCAACACATTGCTTGGCCTTGGTACCTTCCCGCCGGACCATCCGCTCTATATTGGAATGGGCGGGATGCATGGCATCTATGCAGCCAATATGGCCATGTATGAATGTGATCTTCTCATCAATATCGGTGCCCGTTTTGATGACAGGCTGACAGGTAACTTATCGAGATTTGCTCCATATGCGACAGTGGCCCATATTGATATTGACCCGGCGGAAATCGGCAAGAATGTTCCAACCGCGATTCCGGTCGTGGGAGATGCGAAGCAGGCACTCCTTCAGCTCGTAAAGCAAAATGGCAAACGCTCGGATAGTGAGCCGTGGAGAAAGCAAATTCATGCATGGCTTGAGGAGTCACCGTATCACTATGAAAAAGAAGAATCAAAGGCATTAAAACCGCAGCGTGTCATGGAGCTGATTTATGAGCTTAGCAAGGGTGATGCAATCGTGACGACAGATGTCGGGCAGCACCAAATGTGGGCGGCGCAGTATTATCCGTTCAAAAGGCCGAATGCTTGGGTAACCTCAGGAGGCCTTGGCACGATGGGCTTTGGTTTACCTGCGGCTATTGGCGCCCAAATGGCTGAACCGGATGATTTGGTCATTTCCATCAATGGGGATGGGGGTGTGCAGATGTCCATTCAAGAGCTTGGAGTCATTGCGGAGCATAACCTCCCTATTAAAATCATTATCTTGAACAACGGTTCGTTGGGGATGGTTCGACAGTGGCAGGAAATCTTCTATGATTCCAGGTATTCACAGAGTGTCTTTGCTTCACAGCCTTCCTTCAGCAAGCTGGCAGAAGCATACGGAATCAAAGGGATTGACGCAAGGACGGAAGAGGAAGTGAAGCAAGCCTTTACAGAAGAATTTCCAGAGCATAAGCCGGTCTTGATTAATGTATTTGTAGAACCAGAAGAGAATGTGTACCCCATGATTGCCCCGGGCAAGGGAATCAACGAGATGGTGGGAGTGAAGAAGAGATGA
- the ilvN gene encoding acetolactate synthase small subunit — MRRIITLTVMNRPGVLNRITNLFSKRNYNIESITVGHSEIEDRSRITCIVNVESVQIAEQITKQLNKQIDVIKVQDITDQSVVARELALVKVAVLPATRSEIYSLIEPFRASIIDIGKDSLVIQLTGETNKIEAFLELIKPYGIKEIARTGTTAFARGTQPADQGNRNYSIV; from the coding sequence ATGAGACGAATCATAACACTGACCGTTATGAACAGACCCGGTGTATTGAACCGGATCACGAACCTGTTCTCTAAGCGGAATTACAATATTGAGAGCATTACGGTAGGGCATTCGGAGATTGAGGACAGGTCGAGAATCACTTGTATCGTAAACGTAGAGAGTGTCCAGATTGCCGAGCAAATCACCAAGCAGTTAAATAAACAAATCGATGTTATCAAGGTTCAGGATATAACGGATCAATCGGTTGTCGCCAGAGAGCTTGCCTTGGTGAAGGTAGCCGTATTGCCAGCAACGAGAAGTGAAATTTATTCACTGATTGAGCCGTTTCGAGCTTCCATCATCGATATTGGCAAAGATAGCCTCGTCATTCAGCTTACAGGAGAGACGAATAAGATTGAAGCTTTCTTAGAACTAATCAAGCCATATGGGATTAAAGAGATTGCCAGAACAGGCACAACTGCTTTTGCGCGAGGCACACAGCCCGCAGATCAAGGAAATCGCAATTATTCAATCGTCTAA
- the ilvC gene encoding ketol-acid reductoisomerase, producing MAKMYYQNEANEAVLQGKKIAIVGYGSQGHAHAQNLRDSGMDVIIGLRPGKSWDQASEDGFDVKSVREASEEADVIMILLPDEHQTKVYKAEIEPVLREGHTLMFAHGFNVHYHQIVPPSYVDVSLVAPKGPGHLVRRTYEQGAGVPALFAIHQDVSGEASELALAYAKGIGSLRAGALETSFKEETETDLFGEQAVLCGGLTSLVKAGFETLTEAGYQPELAYFECLHELKLIVDLMYEGGMEGMRYSISDTAQWGDFVSGPRVVGPQVKEEMKEVLKEIQNGTFAKGWLVENQVNRPVFNATQAQENAHPIEQVGRELRQMMPFINEQQKKQKEVVTSAKN from the coding sequence ATGGCAAAAATGTACTATCAAAATGAAGCAAATGAAGCGGTATTGCAAGGGAAGAAAATCGCAATCGTGGGATATGGTTCACAAGGGCATGCTCATGCCCAAAACTTAAGGGACAGCGGAATGGATGTCATCATTGGTCTAAGGCCGGGAAAATCCTGGGATCAAGCGAGTGAGGATGGATTCGATGTGAAATCTGTCAGGGAGGCGAGTGAGGAAGCGGATGTCATCATGATTCTCCTTCCGGATGAGCACCAAACGAAAGTCTACAAAGCTGAAATCGAACCGGTCTTGCGTGAAGGGCATACCTTAATGTTCGCTCACGGGTTTAACGTGCACTACCATCAAATCGTCCCGCCATCCTATGTGGATGTATCCTTAGTTGCTCCAAAAGGACCGGGTCACCTGGTTAGAAGAACGTATGAACAAGGGGCAGGGGTACCGGCATTGTTTGCCATCCATCAGGATGTATCAGGTGAGGCGAGCGAATTGGCACTAGCCTATGCGAAGGGAATTGGTTCATTAAGAGCAGGTGCGCTAGAAACATCCTTTAAGGAAGAAACAGAAACGGATCTGTTCGGGGAGCAAGCTGTGTTATGCGGAGGATTAACCTCCCTTGTGAAAGCGGGCTTTGAAACTTTGACAGAAGCGGGTTATCAGCCGGAGCTTGCCTACTTCGAATGCTTGCATGAACTGAAATTAATCGTTGACCTTATGTATGAAGGCGGAATGGAAGGCATGCGCTATTCCATTTCTGACACAGCGCAATGGGGAGACTTCGTATCCGGTCCGCGCGTTGTGGGACCTCAAGTAAAGGAAGAAATGAAAGAAGTTCTGAAGGAAATCCAAAATGGTACTTTCGCAAAAGGCTGGCTGGTTGAAAACCAGGTGAACAGACCGGTCTTCAATGCGACTCAAGCACAGGAAAATGCACATCCGATTGAACAAGTAGGCAGGGAGCTGCGCCAAATGATGCCGTTCATCAATGAGCAGCAAAAGAAGCAGAAGGAAGTGGTGACGAGTGCGAAAAATTGA
- the leuB gene encoding 3-isopropylmalate dehydrogenase, whose product MKKNIAVLPGDGIGPEVAKGAVEILGAIGERYGHKFTFRYGQIGGSAIDRHGNPLPDETLALCRQSDAILLGAVGGPKWDQNPPEYRPEQGLLKIRKELNLYANMRPINYYASLLESSPLKKEIIEETDFLIVRELTGGLYFGKPSERTYRDGMEAAVDTLYYEREEVKRIMKLAFELASTRNQKVTSVDKANVLESSRMWREVAEEVAKDYPEVTLEHMLVDNAAMQLIKNPRQFDTIVTENMFGDILSDEASVLTGSLGMLPSASLSESGLHLYEPIHGSAPDIAGRNKANPIAMILSSASMLRHSFGLEEEADTVEQAVRSILDSGRRTADLAGSGIPYSTSEMVEAIKEEILQKDAIVHIMDAYA is encoded by the coding sequence ATGAAAAAGAACATTGCTGTATTACCAGGCGACGGTATCGGGCCGGAAGTGGCAAAGGGAGCGGTCGAAATCCTCGGAGCTATCGGGGAACGGTATGGACATAAATTCACCTTTCGTTACGGGCAGATAGGAGGTTCCGCGATTGATCGTCACGGCAATCCTCTTCCGGATGAAACGCTTGCCCTTTGCAGGCAAAGTGATGCGATCTTGCTTGGAGCAGTCGGCGGTCCGAAATGGGATCAAAATCCCCCTGAATATAGGCCGGAACAAGGCTTGCTGAAAATACGCAAGGAATTGAACCTTTATGCCAATATGCGTCCAATCAACTATTATGCGAGTTTGTTAGAATCTTCCCCGCTAAAGAAAGAAATCATCGAAGAAACGGACTTTTTGATTGTCAGGGAATTGACAGGTGGTCTTTATTTTGGGAAACCGAGTGAGAGAACGTATCGGGATGGCATGGAGGCGGCAGTGGATACCCTCTATTATGAGCGCGAGGAAGTGAAGCGGATTATGAAGCTCGCCTTTGAATTGGCTTCCACCCGCAACCAAAAGGTCACATCGGTGGATAAAGCGAATGTCCTGGAGTCGAGCCGTATGTGGCGAGAGGTCGCCGAAGAAGTGGCAAAAGATTATCCCGAAGTGACCCTCGAGCATATGCTTGTCGATAATGCGGCGATGCAATTAATTAAGAATCCAAGACAATTTGACACGATTGTCACGGAGAATATGTTTGGTGATATTTTAAGCGATGAGGCAAGTGTCCTTACAGGGTCGCTTGGCATGCTGCCTTCCGCCAGTCTTTCTGAGAGCGGTCTTCATTTATATGAACCAATCCATGGTTCAGCCCCGGATATAGCCGGCAGGAATAAAGCAAATCCGATTGCGATGATTCTCTCAAGTGCATCCATGCTTCGCCATTCCTTTGGATTAGAAGAGGAAGCGGATACCGTGGAGCAGGCGGTCAGGAGTATTCTTGATTCAGGCAGGAGGACAGCCGATCTGGCGGGCAGTGGAATACCATATTCAACCTCTGAGATGGTAGAAGCCATTAAAGAGGAGATCCTGCAAAAGGATGCCATTGTTCATATCATGGATGCTTATGCATAA